The DNA window CCCAGTGTCGTGTTGTCATTCAGCAAAATCAACCTCTCCGACTCCAGCACATCCAACAAGTTCTTCTGCAGATCCATCTTCCTTGACGACTCACTCCACCTCTTCTCCACCACAGTCACCTCATTCTGAACAATGTCATACTCCACCGTCTTCATGATCAAGTCTGCAACAATCATATCAGCATCAACCTCTTTTGTTTCAACAGGTGGCAGAGTCGGAGGCTGGAAAGACAGTGAGCTCTCAGCATCAGAATCAATGACTTCTCCAGTGTCCCTTTCATCAATCTGAGCTGCATCTTCAAATTTGGCACGCACATTAGGGGAAGGGGATCGACTGTGAAGCTTCTGCTTCTGCTGCTGCTGGTTCTTGGCAAGTACCTGGCAGTAACGGTCTGCCAACGAGAGGTAGCCGTTGTACAAGTCATCAAGCAGTGCCAGAAGCTGAGGGCGCTCGTGGTAGTAAGAATTAGCCCTTTCAGAAAAACTATCAGGACTCTTTCCTTTATTTGTTTTCCTTGTCAGCATCTTCATCCTCTCGTCCATATCTATTCAAAACCCAAAATTCGATTGCCATTAAATGAAAGATGTTGGCCTTCTTTTTCTGGAAGGAAGCAGTTGAAAACTGGTCCCCAGGTGAGGTAGAAAGGATTTCATTTGAAATTCAAATAGTCCTGCTATAAATCTTCCGTataattgcattttttatttcctaacCATGTGTTTGAATTTGCAggtaattaaagaaaaaatgtaGTCCAGTGATGAATATGCAGTGTGCAATAAGGCATTTCTTGATTGAGACATGATAGATCCAGCTTGAAATATTAATGGGTGATGCCCTTGTGAATAAGGATTTCTTGGCAAAGTTAAGATTTTTACAAATAATAAGAGAATGTAAAAATCACAAGGAGTCAGAATCATAGATATATACACAAGATTTTGAAAAAGGCATCAAATCCGACGTAGCACAGTGGGCAGAACACATGGGGTTTAGAAACTGAGAGGCAAAATCAGAACAAAATCATATTCCATCAGCAATAAAAGCTAGTTGGCCAAAAGGGTTCaaattttgaacaatggaaaataagGGGCTCTGCTAATGGTGAGATGAGCAAAAGATGGTAAAGTTTGTAGCTTTGTGAATAGAAACTTTTATGAGTCAGATGTATTTTTGTAGGGGTTGAAAATGACATGTCaagattgtattttttttactcaatACCTATGAGGTACATATGCAGAAAAGCAAATGCCAAGAAACCATCCTGGCCCCACTTGATGCAGTTAAAAATTGTAATTCAAAAATCCCATCTTTTTCTGCACTAGCTTACAAATTGAGTTAGTCTTGGAATATTTCTCATTTCCTATTCATTCAAGAATCTATATGATGCTTTTcagtttttcaaatttaaatgcgtaaccaaaaaagtaaaatgagtTTGGAAATTCAAATCTAAGTGGAGATTAAAAGAGGAATTTACCAGCAATGGCACAAAGAAGCCAAGATGGTTTGTTGAAGCCTTTTCTCCGAGATGAATGGTGAATGGGGGAGGGGTCTCCGGCGCCAGTTTTGTCAGCCTTGGCCACCATTTTAGGAGACAGATAAGGTCCCTACAGCATTCAAAATTTGAGCTAAGAAATTAACTTCTCATATCTGTATGCAGAAATTCATGTCACAAATAATGATCTCAGAATACTGAATGTCTCAttataaatacattaattaacaGCATATATATAGTCATAATTCGCATCCAAATCGGCGTTTATATCTGACTATTAtgtcataaaaatataaacacacattaTTAGTGTGTGAGACTGACAAATGAGCAGATATATTTAATACTACAACTGTAGCTAACACATTCAATGATGAACCAGCAAATACATGATTTGTTTTACAATTATAGAAGATGAAAGAAATCAACAGATACATAGCTAgcaatttctctctctctatctctcaaaAGGACtgtaaaattaagataaaaattgaatctttgcATGATTTTCCTTGAAGAAggaaaaataaaacagaaacaaAAATGAAGAAAGAAGTGCGTAATGCAATCATATATCGACTCGATACCTTAAGAATTTCGAGCTGAAACaacacacacagacacacacagAGTGTGAGCTGCGTAGAGGAGAAGCAGGTTGGACTTtggagtagagagagagagagacaaagATGGGATGGGATGGAATGGTCAGAGTGAGGTTATAtggaagagagagaggggaagaAGAAATCGCGCTAGAATGATTTGATTGTTAGCCAATGGGAGGATGCCACATAGGAGAGATGGCCGTACAAGcatttaagagcatccgcaatgagGCGGATGATAGGCGGCTCGATACCTCGGGTTcgtcatcgtccgcccacttTGGGTGCGcagacgatgcccgatgcatcgtccgcgcgccctatagatcgtccgcggacgatacgcgtacgatagggcatcgtccgcccactgtgggcgacgcggatgATGCAACACGTTTTTAATTCTGCACAACGCCCTCATGCAATGTCAGGACCCGGCCAAAACAAaatacctccaggggatgaTCTATGAGCTGCACCTCAAGTtgggacttttgtagagtagtcaacttttttttcatttctaactcgtgtaaaacttttttttaatcaatgtaggatttgccatttttaattaatcgtggtattttttaattattttgcattgacatatttgaaaacatttaaactaattaacaaaacaatagtgaaacctatagggcggcctttagggcggcttatagggggccccactgcaggtggatgggtaggaggataaaatgctgacatggcggtgcatagggcgggctttagggtgTCCCTTAGGGCGTCTCACTGCTAATGCTCAATGCATTAGACCTAAAGCCTAAGAGCACCTGCAACGCGTCGCATGAGTGTctcgtatctcgtccctccgagacgagacggcaaCGAGACgtgttgcagcgtcccgtctcgtcccggtctcgcaGAGACGCCCATCCCACCGAGACCGGGTCTACCACTCGCATCCTTCCTGAACCTGAAATAATTGTAccgacgctctaaagcgttcACGATACTCATGAATAGCGGCCGGTGCATTTTAAAACGTCTCCGGAAAAAGTtatccccaaaccgcggctcctccACGAAGTAGTCCTCAAACAACCAGCGATGTGCAGCGACGTTGTCTCGGGGTACAACAGCTCGACGATGGATGATGGGGCGAGGTACCACCGGATGCAGATGTCGCTGCAGGTGCTCTTGTATCCGACGATGTACCTCGCCGGGCGTTTAAGCCCGTAACCGTTCCGCTATTTGCCGCCTTCTGTCAGCaacatccccaccactaccactaacCATTTTGGATTTATCGATAGAAACGTAGAGAGAAATAAGAGAAACTCGtcaatacaagtggtgcgaatgaaatgaagtgcaacaagccatatatatagagttttttataaaaaaaaatcaaaaattcggacgtccgccccgacgtccgtcgtgacgccgcaatagcggacgtcacGACAGACGTCGAGGCGGACGCCCGCGGAAACCGACGGACAACCTCTCATCCGCAAGGGACGTCCGCGTACGTCTTGTTTGTCTCAATAGTGGACGTCCGGGACGGACGTTGTGCACGCCGGTTGGACGTTCGCTATCGCGGATGCTCTTACACTATTCTAAATTCCAAGTGCATTATGGGATAACATTCAATTAATTCACATTTCCCATTTCTCCATCTTATTAATGCTCGTACTAACATAAGTAAAACTCgaaacaatcattttatcactactcACAAGATTATTTGTCAACATTAATGACATGTTTAATGTGTTAGGGCTGCATTGTCCTCCTACAAAATATTACTAAATCATAAACGTATTCAGTTAAccaacataaaaatatactacgcCTCATCTATGGAGAATGAAACAAATTATATCTGTGGGGAACGATCGATTGTAAATTTGAGTAGACTCAAATCATAATCATAATAACCGAGTCATTTTGGTTTTACAAATGTTTCTCAAGAAAGAGCTAATTCAtgagtatataattatataagtTTTTATTTAGTATACTAGTACTACCTACTAACTTGTATTGATATACTGTATTAAGTAAGTATATTTATTACTTAACTTATATTGCTATATTAAGTAAGTATACTCATCACATAATTAATCTGGTGTCTAacaagaaaaagtaaattagtaaatgtatatattttgataatttattaaaaaccaatgggaatttaaattataaatatattcctaagggcattagcaatggggcgccctataggaCGCCCTATAgagcgccctatgcaccgccacatcatcattttatcctcctacccttccacctgcagtgtgACGCTCTATAggccgccctaagcattttctttatttgaattagtaaaacactacaaaaattggaaaaaaaaatcatttcaaTCACACAACATAATCATCTTAATAACTCGAAGAAGCAAATTCCCGTTTCACCGAATTCtactttttaatcataaattatcaCACCATATTCAATCATAAgtgatgtgaatttttatttttatcatatcaTTCTCATACGAATAAAACAACTTAGTTTTCAAGATATCTCAACTAGCGTTTGTAGTCCAACGGTTAGGATAATTGCCTTCCAAGCAATAGACCCGGGTTCGACTcccgcgctatcgtccgcctcGCCCACGGTGGGGCGGATGATAGCACGGACGATGCCCATAGTCCGCGTATCGTTcgcggacgatctatagggcgcggacgatgcatcgggcatcgtccgcatacccacagtggcggacgatggcgcgcccaaggcatcgggcggcctatcatccgccccattgcggatgccctaattGGCTCACTAAAATTCGTCAACATCTATTCAATAATCCAAGCCTGAGCTCAATTCAGTAAGAAACAAATCAATCTTTGACTCAACTATCTCAACACATGAAAAATGTCAACATTTGAGCTGTCAAGTCTTTCAACTTGAACATAAAAACTATGCAAATTCTGGAAGAATTGGTCGCACAACAAAATCATTCAACCTTCTGCTAAATTGTAAACATACACATACATCCAATATGGCAGCCCAGACAAAGCAAGATAAATCCCTTCTTTTAATTCAGCATCAGCTAACGTGTCatctatggtgaatgatatgGCAAAAGTTGAATCTTGATAGACTTCTCTACTCAGAGGCCCAGTATCTGCATTTAACTTCTTCCCCTTCAATAAGCCTCTCTACTGCATCTGATGGTAGACCAATTAGTTCCAGTGTCTTCTCCCACACTCTAGATGCAGTTTCAACGTTGTGTGCTTCCTCCGAAGGGTTTGCAGGTCGGCAGTCGTGATTGATGAAAGCACAGACAGGCCAATCCTCTGATTTCAGCGATTCCGTGTAGTCCGTAAGTTGGGGATCAGTGGCTGCGAAAAGAGTGCTTCTAGATCCTGTAATATTCGTACAAACTACTTAGATCCTATCAAGTAccatttcaacttaaattcctCATGTAGCAGCGGAAGTCATCCGCAATTCAAATGTCAGTGCATTTACCTTCTTCAGGGCTGAAGATAAAATATGGAATTAATTGGTAACCAGCTTGAACAATCTTCGGGAGATCCCTAGCCTACATTTGAAGTCTTCAGATATAATTGTGAACTACTATGATATGCAAAAAAGAGTAATCAACTAATCATTTCCTCAGTGGCTAGGATCTTGTAGAATGCAAGAACTTACAACATTTGTGTGGACTATTCCTGGAGAAACACATGCTATATTTATGCCTGCTTCAGTTGGCAGTTTCTTGTTAAGGACGCTGCTGAACATGATCTGCATTATCAAATCTAGAGGGTATGAGTGAAGAAGCAAAACAGAAGATCATGACCAGTAAATGTCTTAAAGGAAAGATGTAATCAACTAAAATATTGAATCTGCAACTAAAATCATGGGTTACAAACTTCAATGCTAAATTGGAGGAAATTTGAAAAGCAGCCACAAAAAAGAGTTGTCTTCCCTATTGGGAGCATTAATCTAAAAAGACTTGAATGTAAAGTAGCTGCAGATCCGCTTGAATGTGCAACCAAACTAAAAAGAAGAAACAATTACAGTAAAAAGTTTAGTAGATAACTGCTAAAATTTTAAAGCTAGCATTTGAAAGTACCTGTGCTAGCTTACTGCTTGAATACCCAACCATACTAGTAAATTTTCGTTTACCAGATGTAACATTCATGTCTTCTGGATCAACAAATCCTAAGTTATGCATCTGCACAAACAGAAGATGAAATCAAGATCTGTTCATTACCATCTAGTCTTGCGTACAGTTCTCATCAGTTAATTCTTAATACAAAACTAAAGCGATAAACTAAAAAATTCTCACTAGTTAATTCCAGTACAGATTTTTGCCTCTTCAGTGATTATACAGCAAGAAGTAACAACTTTCTTTTCTTACAAGTGAAGGCTTCTTTGTGCAGGAAATAAGAATACTTACCTCATAGTAGTCCATTCTCACTATCAAATAAAGTTCCAAAACAGGGTAGACCAGATGCATTCTTTTTATGTTAGGTTCATGTGTTGtttaattttgtatataataacGAATTCTATACAAAAATTCATGCAATTTTTCAGAGTGCTGAATTTTATCAAAGCAGAATTGTCAATGTTCTTCCTGTTGGAATCATAACAACAATACAAAGAATACATACTTTTGACACATTGGAATAGATATTTATGCCCAAACGTATAATGTACAAGTGCTCATAAAACTTACAACAGAATTCACATTGACAATGCGGCTGGGCGAGCTTCTAATAAGTGAGGGCAAAAGCAATACTGATAGCAGTGCTGGGGCTAGATGgttcacttgcatatgttcttCATAGCCATCCCTTGAAAATTTTTGGGGTTCTGAATTGAAGTGTAATGGAGTGAGTTCAACTAAGATTCATGTTACCTTATTCCTGCTTATAAGAATAGGCCAGCATGTGGACATGAGCTAAACAATCAATTGAAACATGAGTTATCTGTTTATACCTAGAATATTTTACTAGGGGGAGAGAAGAAAATAAGAGAGCCAACTAACACGCAGTCACTCGATGTATAGGAAAACCAAACATGGCTTCATTATAGTCAAACTAAGggcaaaacaaaaaaatagtgTGCCTCAGTGTGTGTCTGTGCCTGTTTCCTTATATAGTTGTATGGAAGTCGACCCTTCATAATTCATATACAAACCTCCAATTGAAAATATCCCAGCATTATTGATGAGAGCATGTAAACGTCCCGAACGTGCATTCCAAGCTTCAGCAAATCTCGCCACAGACTCCAGAGAGAGAAGATCGAGTTCCATAACCTTGAAATGCATAGCAGTTAAAAAAATTCTTGTCACACTGATACCCAGAAAAAGAGTGGCAGAGCCAACACAAACTTGATACATCCTTATTCCAGACACAGATAAAATAGAAAGGCCGAAACAGCCAAGAATTTACATATCTCCAAATGCATCAATTGATAATGGGATTCAACAAGCAAGACTTCATATAATAAAAGTAGGAATCCCAGTATTTCCTAATAAGATTTTGGATTCAAGATGAATTTATTTCCATTCCAACTATGAACTCAGTGTATTCATTAAGTACCTCGATATTAAGAGGAAGACCCTTCCCGGACCAATTCTCCTGCCACTTCTTTATCAGATCATTAGCAGCCTTTGTATTTCTTACTGCCATCACAACATGCCCCCCTGCTTCCGCTAATTGCCTGtgcaataataaaataacaGAAAATCATCAAATTCCCTTCATACAAAACCAGTTCGCAAAATGCTGGTGGACAAATGCACGATGAGAATGACTCAATCTCAACAGCAACAATATTACATTAAAATGTCAGAAGCTAATTAACagaaatctgaaaaaaaaaatttaaaaatccgATGTTCCTCCAAAGACACCACCACTGTTCTCCAGAACTGATGCAGGGTTTCCAAGTTACTGCTTACATTTTTCTACTGTTTTTAAGGAATTTTTGCTGTTTTGTTTAAAAATTCTAAGATTGTTAGTTTTTAACCAGTGTTATTGAATGCTAATATTAGGCTGTTGTTTTTGCTAAATGCTGACAGAATTATCCGAAATTCCTGTTGGAAAAATTGATGACAGAAAGAGCTCACTGAGACTCAAGTAGTTCCATATTCAGTCACACTTGGTTACATAATGGAGTGCAGGTAGATCATCTACTTTATGCAGATTATAGCAGTGTTGAATTCGGATCTGagattaattaatattcaacTTTGTGCTTTagaatatgtactttttttggttcaaaatcatcaaattcaATTCCTACAAAACCAGCTCGAAAATGCTGGCTGATCAAGGCACGATGCAGATGACTCAATCTCAACTGCAACCATAGTAAATCAATCACTATAACAGCAAATGCAGACTGATGAAAAGAAATCTTTAACGTCAGAAATTCACAAGTATTAACCACATTCCTACATGATTTCCAGCTAAGTTACTCTATTAAacacattcaattttatttccaCAAATCACTTCCGATTCCAAAGTCCAAATCGTAAGGTGGTAACCAGGCATAGGAACTCAGCATTCCAACCGCATAACCCTAACACACTCAATCTAATCTGGAAAAAGGGATCAAACAGTTAATGAGAATCTCATTCTTATTTCAAACACTTCCAATCTTCAATATTTCATCAAATGAACGCAGTTAGTTTACCTCTATTTAAAATAAAGGAGCTACAGACTGCACATATATGCAAGCATATGTACCAACTCTTCCAAGCATAATTGAAGCAATTAGAAACAATAAATTAAGATTTAGGTAATTGGAGAAACTAACAGCTCTGGTTTACCAACATGTAAGAAAGTAAGTAAATAAACTAGAAAATGCAAAGCAAAGTTAGAACTCCACGACAGACACATTTGAATGATCCGCACACTGTGATTCGGCAAATGCAACTATCATGTCTTGATTTCTCCTCGGTTGAAACTTAAAAGGAATTAAAGattcctcataatcttcatatATTTCAGATTAGAGAAATAACTGAATTGACAGTCAAATTTGTACAGTGAGCATGAGAGTTTATACTTTACTCAAGCCCATAGAAGGTTGCATATGCAGAAAAGCAAATGCCTAGAAAACATGTTACGATTCCACAAATAATCAAAAGGAAATCATTAATTTCAGAAATCCATAACTTATACCTGAATTCCTGCAAGATTTCCAGCTAGTTACTCCATCAAATACATTCGATTACATCTCAAATCAATTCCGATTCCAAAAAACACATCATAAAGTAGTCAACATCCCACCCACACGAACCCAAACTCTCACTCAATCAACTGGAAAAAAAGGATCCAACCACTAAACTTATAGATAAAAACAGCAATAGCAAAAGGTAACAACGACAAGTGAAGAAAAACCTGGCGATTTCCTTGCCGATGCCGGAGGTGGAGCCGGTGACGATGAAAGTGAGATCATTAATCGGCGGCAGGAGCATTGGATTCGGAACGTTGCTGGCGACGATTCTCTGAAACAGCATCTCGTAGGCGAGGTAGAACCAGCCCATCAGCCACTCAATCCACCCTAATCCTTCCTTCTTCACCTTCTGTGGCACTGCCTCCTGCGGTGGTTTTCCGTTATCATCTCCCTTCTCCGATAAAGATGAAAGCCTCGCCATTTTCACACAACACCACTCACTCAATGAGAGGAGCTTTCGGCAAAGCAATTCAAGTTTTGTAAGATTCCAAAGAAACGACTCAAAGAGGAGTGTATGCGTGAGTGTGTTTGGGCGGTCCGATTAATTTTCATGATGGAATCGTGACCGCTGAGAGTTTGTTAAGGCTGGTAGATTCTcttcatttttgttttatttagatGAGCATCGtattcctctctttttttttatcatgataAGAAAACGATTTTTCAATCTAAAGGtcaattttcaaatttgaaaaggaaaaaggaacTGATCAAATACAGTACTATACTAAGTTTGGAAAATTTAtggttgtttttgttttgattttagtTTATTCACAAATAGTGgcatgagaaaaaaaataaaaatactaaaagAGTCAAGTTCAAAACAAGAAAAAGTTCAAAGATGCACTAGAAAAGTGCACGAACCATGCGTGCAATTGCAGACAAACGCACGGCTCGTGCGTGTCCCAATTAGAgaacataaaatgaacataagaCATTCACCAATTAAAGAGCGATCATGACCAATCAAAGAGTGATCCCTATTGTCTGAACCTTCAACCACTCAAGATATTGAAAGTCTTTCTGATTGATTTTCATCGTGGTGTAAGCAATTACGACGACATAAGATAATGCACCGATGGTTTCAATTTATGGTTTGTAGCAAAGTCAGAGGAGAGGATGGCATAAGGAAATGTGTCGATGGTTACTATTTAAGGTTTGTGGCGGAGTGGGAGGAAACAACACAGAGAGGTAGAGAGTGAAATGAAAATGAGGGGTGAGGTGGTACAGGGTAAGTTTTAGggttatttcttttattattattaaggaTTTAATCAACACTATTAATACAAAAGTAAGACACGAAATAGAAAATGTCAAGTTATATGAGACAAAAATTTTCCCCAACTTCTAAAATGGCGAACTATATTATTTTTGTACTAGTTTTGTTGTTATATTTGCGTGcgttgtgtgttttgtgtatttacTAATGTGTATGTATAGTGTGCCTACAATTCTTTCAAAATTCTATTTCATATTAATCAGTGCTTTATTTTATCAAATGCAAGATTTTGAATTAAATGATAATTCAATATCTTTTACCCCATTCGTCCATCATTAGAAGTTTCAATTTACTATTTTAGTCCGCCGCCATTAGGAATCtcgtttcacttttttttttactataaatggtaggtagACTCCATTTTTCACTCATTaatttcactcacattctattataaaattaatagtatataaaaatggatCCTACATTCCACTACCTTTTCTCACcaattctttacatttcttaaaaccagtgtcgaactcaaatgagactcctaatggcggacgaagAGAATAATTCTAATTCCATTTCGTGTATTAAATGACTAGAGCaaacaatttttgacacgacacgaatCTCATGAAATTTATAGTTTTGAGTCAAACCTTATTAGGTTCGTGTCTTTATCAGGTTAACTCATTAAGAGCCCGATAATTTTAGATTGAGTTCGGATTTGATGCGGAAAACTCATTAAGAAATACTCTCTCGTTCCATTTCATGTGAGACATTTCTTTGGGCACAAGTTTTTAggaagaaaaaagtagagagaaaaagtaaaagagatgataaattaagagagagaaattgttgttttttgccaaaaaatgaATTGCCTTACTTATAATGGGACGGCCTAAAAAGGAATACGTTTCACTTCTAATGGGGCGGTGAGAGTAATaaagttattatttttattactattactccccccgtcccccaaatattgttcCACTTTgatccggcacgggttttaagaaatgtaatggaaagtgagttgaaaaagtaaGTGGAACGTAGGtcctacatttatatattagttttataataaaatgtgagtagaaatgagttagtggaatatgtggtccactataaaaaatggtaaaaagtgaaatggaacAAACTTTgtaggacggacgaaaatgaaaaaatgagacaaactttcagggacggaaggagtaatttaaaaatttttgct is part of the Salvia splendens isolate huo1 chromosome 6, SspV2, whole genome shotgun sequence genome and encodes:
- the LOC121808008 gene encoding kinase-interacting family protein-like, with the protein product MVAKADKTGAGDPSPIHHSSRRKGFNKPSWLLCAIADMDERMKMLTRKTNKGKSPDSFSERANSYYHERPQLLALLDDLYNGYLSLADRYCQVLAKNQQQQKQKLHSRSPSPNVRAKFEDAAQIDERDTGEVIDSDAESSLSFQPPTLPPVETKEVDADMIVADLIMKTVEYDIVQNEVTVVEKRWSESSRKMDLQKNLLDVLESERLILLNDNTTLGYRVSALAEENKGLASESMFLKRKAAELARCVLKTREDHRVCMLSRKIEDLQGQIHGLEKRNKEYYEQLVKQEEKSISKGMKSKGGEEVNLEECFQVGGGGGGVGAIRLSKCFSFNVKKTGNQHSKGDLKAVGDPDGRKGSKLWEKVKKFDLFQCGSHFDAAPTTT
- the LOC121806184 gene encoding dehydrogenase/reductase SDR family member FEY-like, whose protein sequence is MARLSSLSEKGDDNGKPPQEAVPQKVKKEGLGWIEWLMGWFYLAYEMLFQRIVASNVPNPMLLPPINDLTFIVTGSTSGIGKEIARQLAEAGGHVVMAVRNTKAANDLIKKWQENWSGKGLPLNIEVMELDLLSLESVARFAEAWNARSGRLHALINNAGIFSIGEPQKFSRDGYEEHMQVNHLAPALLSVLLLPSLIRSSPSRIVNVNSVMHNLGFVDPEDMNVTSGKRKFTSMVGYSSSKLAQIMFSSVLNKKLPTEAGINIACVSPGIVHTNVARDLPKIVQAGYQLIPYFIFSPEEGSRSTLFAATDPQLTDYTESLKSEDWPVCAFINHDCRPANPSEEAHNVETASRVWEKTLELIGLPSDAVERLIEGEEVKCRYWASE